One region of Asterias rubens chromosome 5, eAstRub1.3, whole genome shotgun sequence genomic DNA includes:
- the LOC117290615 gene encoding mitochondrial import inner membrane translocase subunit Tim22-like, whose amino-acid sequence MATYSDSNMDENSKASFDANNAEMSPVNVVEMMDSLIGPNKVKHNEGTRRFGLPQAPKTREELTVERAMESCTFKTVMSCVLGFALGAAIGLFAASVDPVDPDQVGKTKARDVLKDMGKRSVFHAKNFALIGAMFAGTECVIESHRGQSDWKNSPMAGCVTGGLIGYRAGLKPGVAGCVGFAAFSAAIDHYFHLH is encoded by the exons ATGGCGACTTACAGCGACAGCAACATGGATGAAAATTCCAAGGCAAGTTTCGACGCAAATAACGCAGAAATGTCACCGGTAAATGTTGTTGAAATGATGGATTCTCTCATTGGACCGAACAAGGTGAAACACAACGAAGGGACGAGGCGGTTCGGATTGCCACAGGCGCCTAAAACTCGGGAGGAACTCACGGTGGAGcgcgcaatggagagctgtacaTTCAAGACGGTCATGAGTTGTGTGCTTG GTTTCGCTCTGGGAGCTGCCATTGGGTTGTTTGCTGCAAGTGTTGACCCTGTGGACCCTGACCAAGTGggcaaaacaaaagccagggacgTCCTGAAAGATATGGGCAAGAGAAGCGTCTTTCATGCAAAGAACTTTGCCCTCATTGGCGCCATGTTTGCAGGAACAGAGTGTGTTATAGAATCA CATCGAGGTCAGAGTGACTGGAAGAATAGTCCCATGGCAGGCTGTGTTACAGGCGGACTTATAGGATACAGAG CTGGACTCAAGCCTGGTGTCGCTGGATGTGTAGGATTTGCCGCCTTCTCTGCAGCTATTGACCACTACTTCCATTTGCATTGA
- the LOC117290613 gene encoding uncharacterized protein LOC117290613 isoform X2, giving the protein MMMMPEFFFFSGSVENLLYEGWTIASTKDLVLALLAVSGAALFIEILRRISRECWRRVPVPSGSSGHGVGSNSVIRRQSDRIPLTRYTSLQEAKTTAEDSLCVEPEEVTSCVNENQKADCCDGGQSIIKPCSVSNTNHTADTDQGEKIAFLDTEMLHSQCDVIKQPPCCVQDGAPSSEDHRESRLDTMWRSLSLEFLPDRWEIIQGTSEAREPSQKKISQSTRVLFHLLQTVVSMVQLTIGYMLMLIVMTYNAWFLIVVVGGAGLGHLILSRDLERLYANYARSAVKKRLLREASKRKTCVKTPPCRTLWKNTSRQESLD; this is encoded by the exons ATGATGATGATGCCG gaatttttctttttcagtggGAGTGTTGAAAATCTGTTATACGAAGGATGGACGATTGCGAGCACAAAAG ATCTGGTCTTGGCTCTCCTTGCCGTCAGTGGTGCAGCGTTATTCATCGAGATTCTACGACGTATCAGCCGAGAATGCTGGAGGAGAGTCCCCGTGCCGTCCGGGTCATCGGGTCACGGCGTCGGTAGCAACAGCGTCATAAGAAGACAGTCAGACAGAATACCTCTGACCAGATACACGAGTCTTCAGGAGGCGAAAACAACAGCAGAAGACTCACTGTGCGTGGAGCCGGAGGAAGTAACATCGTGTGTAAATGAAAATCAGAAAGCAGACTGTTGTGATGGAGGACAGAGTATCATCAAGCCATGTTCTGTGTCAAATACAAATCACACAGCAGATACCGATCAAGGCGAGAAGATAGCATTTCTTGACACAGAAATGTTGCACAGCCagtgtgacgtcatcaagcAGCCGCCATGTTGTGTCCAAGACGGAGCCCCATCGAGCGAAGATCATAGAGAGTCGCGACTCGATACAATGTGGAGAAGCCTTTCATTGGAGTTCCTGCCTGATAGATGGGAAATCATCCAGGGAACCAGTGAAGCGAGGGAACCAAGCCAGAAGAAAATTTCGCAGAGTACAAG GGTGCTTTTCCACCTTTTACAAACTGTCGTCAGCATGGTCCAGCTCACGATTGGCTATATGCTGATGCTCATCGTTATGACGTACAATGCCTGGTTCCTTATTGTTGTCGTTGGGGGCGCCGGCCTCGGTCACCTTATACTCTCGCGTGATCTGGAGAGACTTTACGCGAATTACGCTCGCTCCGCTGTGAAGAAGAGGCTATTGAGGGAGGCCTCTAAACGCAAGACGTGCGTTAAGACACCTCCGTGTAGGACGTTGTGGAAGAACACCTCAAGGCAAGAGTCTTTAGACTAA
- the LOC117290613 gene encoding uncharacterized protein LOC117290613 isoform X1 produces the protein MFGYNFQEFFFFSGSVENLLYEGWTIASTKDLVLALLAVSGAALFIEILRRISRECWRRVPVPSGSSGHGVGSNSVIRRQSDRIPLTRYTSLQEAKTTAEDSLCVEPEEVTSCVNENQKADCCDGGQSIIKPCSVSNTNHTADTDQGEKIAFLDTEMLHSQCDVIKQPPCCVQDGAPSSEDHRESRLDTMWRSLSLEFLPDRWEIIQGTSEAREPSQKKISQSTRVLFHLLQTVVSMVQLTIGYMLMLIVMTYNAWFLIVVVGGAGLGHLILSRDLERLYANYARSAVKKRLLREASKRKTCVKTPPCRTLWKNTSRQESLD, from the exons ATGTTTGGCTACAATTTCCAG gaatttttctttttcagtggGAGTGTTGAAAATCTGTTATACGAAGGATGGACGATTGCGAGCACAAAAG ATCTGGTCTTGGCTCTCCTTGCCGTCAGTGGTGCAGCGTTATTCATCGAGATTCTACGACGTATCAGCCGAGAATGCTGGAGGAGAGTCCCCGTGCCGTCCGGGTCATCGGGTCACGGCGTCGGTAGCAACAGCGTCATAAGAAGACAGTCAGACAGAATACCTCTGACCAGATACACGAGTCTTCAGGAGGCGAAAACAACAGCAGAAGACTCACTGTGCGTGGAGCCGGAGGAAGTAACATCGTGTGTAAATGAAAATCAGAAAGCAGACTGTTGTGATGGAGGACAGAGTATCATCAAGCCATGTTCTGTGTCAAATACAAATCACACAGCAGATACCGATCAAGGCGAGAAGATAGCATTTCTTGACACAGAAATGTTGCACAGCCagtgtgacgtcatcaagcAGCCGCCATGTTGTGTCCAAGACGGAGCCCCATCGAGCGAAGATCATAGAGAGTCGCGACTCGATACAATGTGGAGAAGCCTTTCATTGGAGTTCCTGCCTGATAGATGGGAAATCATCCAGGGAACCAGTGAAGCGAGGGAACCAAGCCAGAAGAAAATTTCGCAGAGTACAAG GGTGCTTTTCCACCTTTTACAAACTGTCGTCAGCATGGTCCAGCTCACGATTGGCTATATGCTGATGCTCATCGTTATGACGTACAATGCCTGGTTCCTTATTGTTGTCGTTGGGGGCGCCGGCCTCGGTCACCTTATACTCTCGCGTGATCTGGAGAGACTTTACGCGAATTACGCTCGCTCCGCTGTGAAGAAGAGGCTATTGAGGGAGGCCTCTAAACGCAAGACGTGCGTTAAGACACCTCCGTGTAGGACGTTGTGGAAGAACACCTCAAGGCAAGAGTCTTTAGACTAA